The DNA window GTCGACCTGCATATACGCGTGGCCGTTCGTCGACCACACGATCGGAGTCAAACCCGGCGGCAGACGATGTCCAACCGATAGAGAACTGTATTGCATCACCTCGAACTCGTCGTCCACCGCGACCGGAGCGCTGTTGGGCGCGACGTTGAACGTCACGGTCCGAACGCCGGATTGCGCTTGGCCGTCCCACGCGCGGTAGGTGAAGGTATCAACTCCGCTGAAGCCGTCGTCGGGCGTGTAAATGAAGGAGCCGTCGGCGTTCAACGTCAGGTCGCCGTTCGTGACGTCGCTGACGAGTTTAGTCGTCAACAGGTCGTGATCGGCATCGGTGTCGTTGGCCAGAATGCCCGTTTGGAACGGCCCGTCAAATTCCACCACGTAGGCCGTGCTGCCGTCGCCCCAGGTGATGTCGTTCCATTTGCCGTCGCGATACAGTTCGGTGACGTCTTCGTCGCCGGCGTTGTTCGGCTCCCCAGGCGCCCAGCCCGTGAAGGTCACCGGCTCGCCCGTGACCCAGCGGAACTGCCCCTCGTTCGCAAAGTCGTCGAAGCCGATCCAAATGTCGTTGACCTTGTTGACCGGATAGCTGGCAACCAGTTGGTCGAGTACGAATTGCTGCTCGACCGCGGACGAAAACGTGACCAGATGCCCTGTCGTGCCCTTGTACGTCATCGCGGCCGCTTCGTCGCGCGCCACCCGCCAGTTGATCGTCCTGATCACCAGGCCATAGACGTGCCCGTCGGCTGATTCCGCCACTGCGTCCAAGCCCACCGGCAGATCGACGCCGTTCCGCAGCGATTCACCCGCGAGCACGGTGTATTGATCCTTCACCGCCACGGGCGCGACATTCAGCATGGCGCGGTGCTCCAGCATCTCCAGGGAACGCACCACGCCGAGTCGAGAGAACTTTCCCGCTCTTCGTTTTCTCTCGGCTCGCTTCGCAAACATTTCAGTCTCCTGAGAATCGTCGCATCGAACGGCTTTGGCCGCCGACTGCCCGCCAGTCTGAACCATATATTGCGGCGGCACAAGTTTCGGGCGCATCGGCCGCTGCCGCGGATGCCCCCTGAATTGCTCCCGAAACGAGCGCCGCCAGATATCTCAACGTCGGGGTGTGTCATCTGCCGTGAAATCACGTGCCCCCCGGGCTTCCTCGACGCTCACTGAGACTTACGTCGCTTCAAGTATGCGGCGGACAGCATTGCCAAGCCGACGCCACTGAGCAGCCATGCACTCGGTTCGGGAACTGCGGCCGCGCCGCCCGCGGCTCCGAAGTTGTTCCGCACCGCATTCAAGTCCTCAATGCCGACCATGCCGTTGAACGGGAATGTGTCGCCAATCGGATTGCCGCCCACGGCGCCGAATTGATTGCGGACGTTGTTGAGATCTTTGATATCGACCAAGCCATCCGCGTTCGTATCCCCCGCGCGACCAGCGTTGATGCGGATCGAGCCATTCGTAATGCTCGCCGGCAGCCCTGCAAAATCGGTGGCAAATGGCCCGCCGTCGAGGCCCGCTAATACATTGGACAGCGTCACATCCCACCGCCCGCCAGCGAAGCCCGTCGTGTCGATCGTGAGCCTGGCAAGTCGGCCCTGCGCCGGAACTTTGCCGCCTTGCGCGGCTATGCCCAACGACCAGACCGCCACTTGCGGCAGGCTACCGAGATTAACGGCCGGATCGGGCACGCTGGAAAACACGGCGCCAGTTTTCAAATCGACCGTGGAGATACTGGGGCCGTCGTGACCGGCCGGCAAACCGTATTCCGCCAGCTCGGGGCCGCCGTCGCCGATCTGAGCATACAGGTTCACGCCCGAGACGAGATCTCCGCCGGAGACCATGATCTCGAACGTCTGCCCGGCCTGATTCGGCGCAAGTAACAGGTGTCCGGCATTGACTTCCAACGCCAACGACGATCGCGGTGAAAAACCAGCGGTTGCGCCGCACAGAATCAGAAGCTTGAGAAAACGCGTCATGGGAGTAAATCAAAGAGTTGGGTGCGTGTTGTGTCTTCGATACACTACGAACGTCGCGCCAAAGCGCGTCGCTTCAAAATCGCCGTTGGCGAAACTTCCTGCGCGCCAAACACGGCGTCGATCGCGGCCAGCTCGCGCGATCTGCGATGCTTTTCGGCGTCTTGCGTCGACAATGCCTGACTTCGTGATTGCGTCAATGCGCTGTGGTCCGAACGTCCCGGCGTGCGGCGCAACGGAGGCGCCGGCGGCAAGGCGCCGGTGGGCGCGATCAGCCGCAGCGCGGTCAGCGGCGACGTTGGGTGATCGCGGGCGATTACCAGGTCCGTGGCGTTCACGAGACGATCGCGATTGAAATCGAAGCGATCGTTCATCGGCGCCGGATTGAACGGCCCGTGCGGATTGTCGCGCGTGCCGATCACGTCCGTGGCGTTCACGAGTGCATTGCCCGGATTGTCGCCCGACTCGCCGATCGCATTGCCGAAGTAAAATACATCGTCGGCCGCGAGCCCGGTGTGGGCGTTGCTCTTCGTGCGGACCATCAACCACTTGCCGGCGATCGCGCCATCGGCCCAACGCAACATGGCTCGGTCGGCGCCATTGGCTCCGCCGCCCACGA is part of the Planctomycetia bacterium genome and encodes:
- a CDS encoding Ig-like domain-containing protein yields the protein MFAKRAERKRRAGKFSRLGVVRSLEMLEHRAMLNVAPVAVKDQYTVLAGESLRNGVDLPVGLDAVAESADGHVYGLVIRTINWRVARDEAAAMTYKGTTGHLVTFSSAVEQQFVLDQLVASYPVNKVNDIWIGFDDFANEGQFRWVTGEPVTFTGWAPGEPNNAGDEDVTELYRDGKWNDITWGDGSTAYVVEFDGPFQTGILANDTDADHDLLTTKLVSDVTNGDLTLNADGSFIYTPDDGFSGVDTFTYRAWDGQAQSGVRTVTFNVAPNSAPVAVDDEFEVMQYSSLSVGHRLPPGLTPIVWSTNGHAYMQVDDLVNWHQAKELAESWEFHGVAGHLITVTSQAEHDFMVTRVMRRRNDEQLLHWAVGHPERRAVPVADGRADHVHRVGTRAT
- a CDS encoding PEP-CTERM sorting domain-containing protein (PEP-CTERM proteins occur, often in large numbers, in the proteomes of bacteria that also encode an exosortase, a predicted intramembrane cysteine proteinase. The presence of a PEP-CTERM domain at a protein's C-terminus predicts cleavage within the sorting domain, followed by covalent anchoring to some some component of the (usually Gram-negative) cell surface. Many PEP-CTERM proteins exhibit an unusual sequence composition that includes large numbers of potential glycosylation sites. Expression of one such protein has been shown restore the ability of a bacterium to form floc, a type of biofilm.), translating into MTRFLKLLILCGATAGFSPRSSLALEVNAGHLLLAPNQAGQTFEIMVSGGDLVSGVNLYAQIGDGGPELAEYGLPAGHDGPSISTVDLKTGAVFSSVPDPAVNLGSLPQVAVWSLGIAAQGGKVPAQGRLARLTIDTTGFAGGRWDVTLSNVLAGLDGGPFATDFAGLPASITNGSIRINAGRAGDTNADGLVDIKDLNNVRNQFGAVGGNPIGDTFPFNGMVGIEDLNAVRNNFGAAGGAAAVPEPSAWLLSGVGLAMLSAAYLKRRKSQ